In Akkermansia muciniphila, one DNA window encodes the following:
- a CDS encoding sensor histidine kinase, with amino-acid sequence MSAIDYILTILILASLYLNWHLIQVCRSAMKARKKALRDAQRLLKRGEEAQEQAIADKRRFLEALGEAFLLIGPSGHITLANTLAKELFQEEKLEGRKAGALVCNQELLGHVQEAFDTDGPVTKEFTLSAANSPGGVQNGITAWHLDSAITDAPIREKRILLRNITQNYLTNQMRRDFVANASHELRTPLTIIVGYLENLMEDNLVEESPGLARKFIGVMHQNSQRLMNIIEDMLMISKLESGHKAILKEQWFRLTTCADDVFSRLDSIREKNQAVLHMDIPADWELYGDPFYWAQILFNLVENALKQNTEPGLSISVAAAKIQDACVITVTDTGVGIPSESIPFLFNRFYRVEAHHSSEIKGTGLGLSIVKRAVEAHDGAITVSSIPHRKTVFTISIPLKRFREKRRYKTPL; translated from the coding sequence ATGTCGGCCATCGACTACATCCTGACCATCCTTATTCTGGCCTCCCTGTACTTAAATTGGCATCTGATTCAGGTATGCCGGTCCGCTATGAAAGCCCGGAAAAAAGCCTTGCGGGACGCCCAACGCCTGCTGAAGCGCGGGGAAGAAGCGCAGGAACAGGCCATCGCGGACAAACGGCGCTTCCTGGAAGCTCTGGGAGAAGCCTTCCTGCTCATCGGTCCATCCGGACATATCACGCTGGCTAACACGCTGGCCAAAGAACTCTTTCAGGAAGAAAAGCTGGAAGGGCGCAAAGCGGGAGCGCTGGTCTGCAACCAGGAACTGCTGGGGCATGTTCAGGAAGCATTCGACACGGACGGTCCCGTCACCAAGGAATTCACGCTGAGCGCCGCCAATTCCCCCGGCGGAGTGCAAAACGGCATCACGGCATGGCATCTGGACAGCGCCATCACGGACGCCCCAATCAGAGAAAAGCGCATCCTGCTGCGCAACATCACGCAGAACTACCTCACCAACCAGATGCGCCGGGACTTCGTGGCAAACGCCTCCCACGAGCTGCGCACGCCCCTCACCATCATCGTAGGATATCTGGAAAACCTGATGGAGGACAATCTTGTGGAAGAAAGTCCCGGTCTGGCCCGCAAATTCATCGGAGTCATGCACCAGAACAGCCAGAGGCTAATGAACATTATTGAAGACATGCTCATGATCTCCAAACTCGAATCAGGCCACAAGGCGATTCTGAAAGAGCAGTGGTTCCGCCTCACCACCTGCGCGGATGATGTCTTCTCCCGCCTGGATTCCATCCGGGAGAAAAATCAGGCCGTCCTGCACATGGACATTCCCGCGGACTGGGAACTTTATGGAGACCCCTTTTACTGGGCGCAAATTCTGTTCAATTTGGTAGAAAATGCTCTCAAGCAAAACACGGAGCCGGGACTTTCCATTAGTGTGGCCGCCGCCAAAATACAGGATGCCTGCGTCATTACCGTCACGGACACGGGCGTGGGTATTCCCTCGGAAAGCATCCCCTTCCTCTTCAACCGCTTCTACCGGGTGGAAGCCCACCACTCCTCGGAAATCAAGGGAACGGGCCTGGGCCTCTCCATTGTAAAACGCGCCGTGGAAGCCCACGACGGAGCCATCACCGTCTCCAGCATCCCACACCGGAAAACCGTCTTTACCATCAGCATTCCCCTGAAACGATTCCGGGAAAAAAGGCGGTATAAGACGCCGCTATGA
- a CDS encoding response regulator transcription factor: protein MATILIAEDDHAISDLVAYNLERAGHTPLAAYDGLTALKAARRDKPDLILLDQMMPGMDGHGVLRELRRDSRTQNIPVIFLTAKAQAEDRIQGLELGADDYVTKPFSPKELVLRVASVLKRCERTPGSVIAEYGPFTFDKNALKFYIDKEEADLTATEFKLMIHMVEREGQTLNRNDLLSCVWGYSHQAQSRTLDTHMKRLRQKLAPYADCIETVRSIGYRFTLPGRRVPEEKA from the coding sequence ATGGCAACCATTCTTATCGCTGAAGACGATCACGCCATTTCAGACCTTGTGGCCTATAACCTGGAACGTGCGGGCCATACGCCCCTGGCGGCCTATGACGGTCTGACCGCGCTGAAAGCGGCGCGCCGGGACAAGCCGGACCTGATCCTGCTGGACCAGATGATGCCGGGCATGGACGGGCATGGCGTACTGAGGGAATTACGCCGGGACAGCCGCACCCAGAATATTCCCGTCATCTTTCTGACTGCCAAGGCCCAGGCGGAAGACCGCATCCAGGGACTGGAACTGGGAGCGGACGACTATGTGACCAAACCGTTCAGCCCCAAGGAACTTGTTCTGCGCGTGGCCAGCGTGCTGAAACGGTGCGAGCGTACCCCCGGCAGCGTCATTGCGGAATACGGCCCCTTCACTTTTGACAAAAACGCCCTCAAATTCTATATCGACAAGGAGGAAGCAGACCTGACGGCCACGGAATTCAAGCTCATGATCCATATGGTTGAACGGGAAGGCCAAACCTTGAACCGCAATGACCTGCTCAGTTGCGTATGGGGGTACAGCCACCAGGCCCAGAGCCGTACGCTGGACACGCACATGAAGCGGCTGCGTCAGAAACTGGCTCCCTATGCAGACTGCATTGAAACCGTCCGCAGCATCGGCTACCGCTTTACCCTGCCGGGACGCCGCGTCCCGGAAGAAAAGGCTTAA
- the ilvD gene encoding dihydroxy-acid dehydratase, whose product MRSDRVKAGFERAPHRSLMRATGMTDEDLSRPFIAICNSFNEVIPGHVHLNRVAALIKEEVRKAGGTPVEFNLPGVCDGIAMGHGGMKFSLASRELIADSVETMLSAHAFDAMICIPNCDKIVPGMIMGALRCNIPTIFCSGGPMAAGMAEDGTVLDLNSVFEAVARFKAGKINEEELHSLECRACPGAGSCSGMFTANSMNCLSEVIGLALPGNGSLLATSEERKEFWKQTARRAVEMAKADGPLPRDIVTRDAIDNAFAIDMAMGGSSNTVLHTLAIAREAGVEYDLQRINDISRRTPNICKVAPSSRFHMQDVLRAGGVSAIIHEIARIPGALHLNAMTVSGKTLGETVEGCGIADETVIHPLENAYSRDGGLAILFGNLAEEGAVVKKAGVHPDMMSFRGPAVIFESQEEACEGILAGKVKSGDVVVIRNEGPKGGPGMQEMLAPTSYIMGQGLGAEVALITDGRFSGATHGACIGHISPEAAEGGLIGLLRNGDMIEYSIPDRTLNACLSEEEIARRRADWKPTYNRVSSSWLSRYRQLATNASKGAVLQRGE is encoded by the coding sequence ATGCGAAGCGATAGAGTTAAAGCAGGGTTCGAGCGTGCGCCGCACCGCAGTTTGATGCGTGCCACCGGAATGACGGATGAGGATTTAAGCCGTCCTTTCATTGCCATTTGCAATTCCTTTAATGAAGTGATTCCGGGCCATGTTCACCTGAACAGGGTGGCAGCCCTTATCAAGGAGGAGGTGCGCAAGGCCGGAGGAACTCCCGTGGAATTCAACCTCCCCGGCGTTTGTGACGGCATTGCCATGGGCCACGGCGGCATGAAGTTTTCTCTGGCCAGCCGTGAGTTGATCGCGGACAGCGTAGAAACGATGCTGAGCGCCCATGCGTTTGACGCCATGATCTGCATCCCTAATTGCGACAAGATTGTCCCTGGCATGATTATGGGCGCCCTTCGCTGCAATATTCCCACTATTTTCTGCAGCGGCGGTCCGATGGCCGCCGGCATGGCGGAGGACGGCACCGTGCTGGACCTGAACAGCGTGTTTGAGGCTGTCGCCCGCTTTAAAGCAGGCAAGATTAATGAGGAGGAACTTCATTCCCTGGAATGCCGCGCCTGCCCCGGCGCCGGTTCCTGCTCCGGCATGTTTACGGCCAATTCCATGAATTGTTTGAGCGAGGTGATTGGCCTGGCTCTTCCCGGCAACGGTTCCCTGCTGGCTACTTCGGAGGAACGAAAGGAGTTCTGGAAGCAGACCGCACGCCGCGCCGTGGAGATGGCGAAGGCGGACGGCCCCCTGCCGCGAGACATTGTAACCCGTGACGCTATTGACAATGCTTTCGCTATTGATATGGCCATGGGCGGCAGTTCCAATACCGTGCTCCATACGCTGGCCATTGCCCGGGAAGCCGGCGTGGAATATGACCTTCAGCGCATCAACGATATTTCCAGACGAACCCCCAACATCTGCAAGGTGGCTCCTTCCTCCCGCTTCCACATGCAGGATGTTTTGCGCGCGGGCGGAGTGAGCGCCATCATTCATGAAATTGCCAGGATCCCCGGCGCTCTTCATCTGAACGCCATGACCGTCAGCGGGAAGACGCTGGGTGAAACGGTGGAGGGGTGCGGCATTGCGGATGAAACCGTGATTCATCCGCTGGAAAATGCATATTCCCGTGATGGCGGCCTGGCGATTCTGTTCGGCAATTTGGCCGAGGAGGGCGCTGTGGTGAAAAAGGCGGGTGTGCATCCGGATATGATGAGTTTCCGCGGGCCCGCCGTGATTTTCGAGTCTCAGGAAGAGGCTTGCGAAGGCATCCTTGCCGGGAAGGTGAAGTCCGGCGATGTGGTTGTCATACGCAATGAAGGACCCAAGGGCGGCCCCGGCATGCAGGAAATGCTGGCTCCCACTTCCTATATTATGGGGCAGGGCCTTGGCGCGGAAGTGGCGCTTATTACGGACGGCCGTTTTTCCGGAGCCACGCACGGGGCCTGTATTGGCCATATTTCTCCGGAAGCGGCGGAAGGCGGTCTGATCGGCCTGCTGAGAAACGGGGATATGATTGAGTATTCCATTCCGGACCGCACGCTGAACGCCTGTTTGAGCGAGGAGGAGATCGCACGCCGTCGTGCGGATTGGAAACCTACCTATAACAGGGTTTCCTCCTCCTGGCTGAGCCGTTACCGCCAGCTTGCCACGAATGCCAGCAAGGGAGCAGTCCTCCAGCGTGGGGAATAA
- a CDS encoding RHS repeat domain-containing protein: MGLVYYNYRHLNPHDGRWVSRDPIMEQGGWNLFAFVNNNGMINFDYLGEKTIPKDTPIITITVKRKTIKWKQLVRENVFKKLEGEEEDAYGHWWVELGNESYGWWPAKGVDLLSTLTGVPGYLNGIFFSTFMRYGKEKEKNVVM, from the coding sequence CTGGGGCTTGTCTACTACAACTACCGTCATCTCAATCCGCACGACGGCAGGTGGGTCAGCCGAGATCCCATCATGGAACAGGGCGGCTGGAATTTGTTCGCGTTCGTTAATAATAATGGAATGATCAATTTTGATTATTTAGGGGAAAAAACAATACCGAAAGATACTCCTATTATTACCATCACTGTAAAACGAAAAACAATAAAATGGAAACAGCTTGTTAGAGAGAATGTATTTAAAAAACTGGAAGGAGAAGAAGAGGATGCATATGGGCACTGGTGGGTTGAATTGGGTAATGAGAGCTATGGATGGTGGCCAGCCAAAGGGGTGGATTTACTTTCCACTCTTACAGGAGTACCTGGTTATTTAAATGGTATATTTTTTTCAACCTTCATGAGATATGGTAAAGAAAAAGAAAAAAATGTTGTAATGTGA
- a CDS encoding RHS repeat domain-containing protein → MYTNEQQNDAPTLNRGSANKMNPNPAAGLPGADGQPGAPGAATSLNAISTPIQPYGADTVIYEKSDNFVQTSAGADVFMSPVNDTFNVPEGGATAVASLTVDDWGKLTISGPGGTFELDLTPDADEPGELGGHQEWTKSGSFELSEGTYALSITHQNIDIPHNEYNQSVCRYSVTVTAHGSSGGSSSSSSSSSSDVPPEEKEICCRCGTCTDTEGNEYTIAAEKLPGDPGVEICMSQAEFLAGGGAPSPAAFSLRAAENARETAEACGGLKYVSPWAWRAHLDETSGLITIMPPAGAALYFNVQAGSDAALPAGISRKRDFRVQLLDETLAPAASGAPAYLSLVDADGQNIRFSAETGAVVAMTSASGKVLLAEDYFRNVNNTYDPAGNLVSSYSAAEGLMRTRTGADGELVLEWYAPAAVTALADGTYEVTGEPYKTSSYLSSEENGVRTTVITRQQRGLPAHTITRTEEPGKVSIAKGQGDDTIIRTIETNRLYGGLSERIETVRGINDAEPVACNRSVRQYTDGGWLLVSETEAFNTPLARTTSYEYNSQYRVSRINRPDGGYTRYEYDGEGRVTLEATPWAGGGEQVTRTEYAGLRFYDNRPARIAESRVLSDGTEIELTAAAYAYERSPLMERVTKTVTAAGSGQEQTSVEETYGEAAAYPYAAGQTKFTRDIAGVETFYNYEAAAEHGAAHKKTAVTKVGGELAAGQSRKTESFLAANDTVLVEQESVWDGDNWLLLSSGAHEYDEEGRRTKTTRGNGRVSATSWMCCGKLSETDEDGILTSYGYNSAHQLVETIRSEISDGNTVITPETITTYTRDAAGRALQTRRDRGAMTTTESVEYDRLGRIVRQTDVLGRVTATAYSEDGLTETVTTPAGATLVTERHPDGSVLHEYGTGQRERRHVYDIDHNCLRETVTLAGQTTILSRTLVNGFGQSVLQVTPTTAGFLYDHSEYNAQGRLIRTWRDTGTQEGAVAMAPMLYEYDAFGNMTRETLALAEQPAPDNSPIREYAFSVENAEDGVYLVTAQTRYHADGHPLVSVRKQLLSELSEVLETKTINIDERGLTSAEWTEYAENTKRIQKSVIPSSSVTAQTVAADGLMLSQQNHAGITETAARAYTATGVTLTRTDGRGNTTTVRTDLAGRAVSVTEAAGNETVTQYDARFDLAAVVTDALGNTTCAGYDARGRKTAEWGTGTQPLLMGYDEADRLVSLTTFRAAQEGDIAEDPTGRADGDTTAWSYDDATGLETRKTYADGTHVDKTWDAFNRLATETNARGIVKTRTYEQARGLLAGISYSDATPGQSFAYDHLGQLTQITDAAGTRTFACNPYGEPETDCLEANGLSWQVSELYDGLGRQAGYELSADGRRVQQERLSYDGKGRLSALAAEGMENPFSWTYCEQGGLVEQLAYPNGMTRVNTYESSRDLLSVIDYQRPGSTNPPARHEYDYDALGRPTRRRDTWNTAEPKTTRLFTYNSRGELIGDQLRPGGRFGYQYDNIGNRKEAFEFGNTTDYETDELNRYAGIAGNGAAAFVPQYDADGNQTLVKTSTGIWTITYNAENRPVKFESEDGGTTVECAYDSMGRRFEKKVTVGGTTGFHARYLYRDYLQVAECDLTGETPKLVRSYLWDPSEPQATRVLAMTRWEANGTQVKEHLYCMHDAMKNVTSLFGEARGRRALYEYRPYGGLVTSEGNMAQENKFRFSCEYMDDELGLIYYNYRHLNPRDGRWISRDPIAEQGGWNLFAFVGNRAYYQYDKLGLWLARRHRRLTRRSLSSYKFQIDINGKSISLPIKKELLEIIVEANVDTDSGEMGKNQAYHYCTGLDSNETFETAKRNYISTLAIESKKFYDTISKQMISLEDCKEALKTLGHLNHMWQDYYAHGVEEDNAKKAVVGKIQGSPEMPIMIPVSFGSMGFKGGHGGFWRVMNPFSRVEPGDRATDSNIRKQQAKSYTKIHSIPFLSAWFAKCKCHFYSEEINR, encoded by the coding sequence ATGTATACCAACGAACAACAAAACGACGCCCCCACGTTGAACAGGGGGTCCGCCAACAAGATGAACCCCAACCCCGCCGCCGGGCTTCCCGGGGCGGACGGCCAGCCTGGCGCGCCTGGCGCCGCGACATCCCTCAATGCCATATCCACCCCCATCCAGCCCTACGGCGCGGATACTGTCATCTATGAAAAATCCGACAACTTCGTTCAGACGTCTGCCGGAGCCGATGTCTTCATGTCCCCCGTCAACGACACCTTCAACGTCCCGGAAGGCGGGGCCACGGCCGTGGCCAGCCTGACGGTGGACGACTGGGGCAAGCTGACCATCTCCGGCCCGGGCGGCACCTTCGAACTGGACCTGACCCCTGACGCCGATGAACCCGGAGAACTGGGAGGCCACCAGGAATGGACCAAATCAGGCTCCTTTGAACTATCCGAAGGAACGTACGCCCTCTCCATCACGCACCAGAACATCGACATACCGCACAACGAATACAACCAATCCGTATGCCGCTATTCCGTGACGGTGACTGCCCATGGAAGCTCCGGCGGTTCATCCAGCTCCTCCAGCAGCTCCTCTTCGGACGTGCCGCCGGAAGAAAAGGAAATCTGCTGCCGTTGCGGTACGTGCACGGACACGGAAGGCAACGAATACACCATTGCGGCGGAAAAACTGCCGGGTGACCCCGGCGTGGAAATCTGCATGTCCCAGGCCGAATTCCTGGCCGGGGGAGGGGCTCCGTCTCCCGCGGCCTTCAGCCTCCGCGCCGCGGAAAACGCCCGTGAAACGGCGGAAGCCTGCGGCGGCCTGAAATACGTAAGCCCATGGGCCTGGCGCGCCCATCTGGACGAAACGTCCGGCCTCATCACCATCATGCCGCCGGCGGGCGCCGCGCTTTACTTCAACGTGCAGGCCGGTTCCGATGCGGCCCTCCCCGCGGGCATCTCCCGCAAGCGCGACTTCAGGGTGCAGCTGCTGGACGAAACCCTGGCGCCTGCCGCTTCCGGCGCCCCCGCCTACCTTTCCCTGGTGGACGCGGACGGGCAAAACATCCGCTTCTCCGCGGAAACCGGCGCCGTGGTCGCCATGACCTCCGCCTCCGGCAAAGTGCTCCTGGCGGAAGACTACTTCCGCAATGTAAACAATACGTATGATCCTGCGGGCAACCTGGTAAGCAGCTACAGCGCCGCGGAGGGGCTGATGCGCACCCGGACCGGAGCGGACGGAGAACTCGTCCTGGAATGGTACGCTCCCGCCGCCGTCACGGCTCTGGCCGACGGAACATACGAAGTAACGGGAGAACCCTATAAAACCTCCTCCTACCTGTCCTCGGAAGAAAACGGCGTGCGGACCACCGTCATCACGCGCCAGCAGCGCGGACTGCCGGCCCACACCATCACCCGTACGGAAGAACCCGGCAAAGTCAGCATCGCCAAAGGCCAGGGGGACGACACCATCATCCGCACCATTGAAACCAACCGCCTCTACGGAGGCCTCTCGGAACGCATCGAAACCGTCAGAGGCATCAACGACGCCGAGCCGGTCGCCTGCAACCGCAGCGTCAGGCAATACACGGACGGCGGCTGGCTGCTGGTAAGCGAAACGGAAGCCTTCAACACGCCGCTGGCGCGGACGACCTCCTACGAATACAACAGCCAGTACCGCGTCTCCCGCATCAACCGTCCGGACGGCGGCTACACGCGCTATGAATACGACGGCGAAGGACGGGTCACGCTTGAGGCGACGCCCTGGGCCGGCGGAGGAGAACAGGTAACCCGGACCGAATACGCCGGCCTGCGCTTCTACGACAACCGTCCGGCGCGTATCGCCGAATCCCGGGTGCTGTCCGACGGCACGGAAATCGAACTGACGGCCGCCGCTTACGCCTATGAGCGCTCCCCCCTCATGGAACGTGTGACCAAAACCGTGACTGCCGCCGGTTCCGGCCAGGAACAGACAAGCGTGGAAGAAACGTATGGAGAAGCCGCCGCCTATCCCTATGCCGCCGGGCAAACCAAATTCACCCGGGACATTGCCGGCGTGGAAACCTTCTATAACTATGAGGCGGCCGCGGAACACGGCGCCGCGCACAAAAAGACGGCCGTTACCAAGGTCGGCGGCGAACTGGCGGCCGGACAGAGCCGCAAGACGGAATCATTCCTTGCCGCCAACGACACGGTGCTTGTTGAACAGGAAAGCGTCTGGGATGGCGACAACTGGCTGCTGCTCTCAAGCGGCGCCCATGAATACGACGAAGAAGGCCGCCGCACGAAAACCACCCGGGGCAACGGCCGCGTCAGCGCCACGTCCTGGATGTGCTGCGGCAAGCTCTCGGAAACGGACGAAGACGGAATCCTGACGTCGTACGGCTACAACAGCGCCCACCAGCTGGTGGAAACCATCCGTTCGGAAATCAGCGACGGAAACACGGTCATTACCCCGGAAACCATCACCACCTACACCCGGGACGCCGCCGGGCGCGCCCTGCAGACGCGCCGGGACAGGGGAGCCATGACCACGACGGAAAGCGTGGAATACGACAGGCTCGGCCGTATCGTCAGGCAAACCGATGTGTTGGGCCGCGTGACGGCGACAGCCTACAGCGAAGACGGCCTGACGGAAACCGTCACGACGCCCGCCGGCGCCACCCTCGTCACCGAACGTCACCCCGACGGCTCCGTACTCCATGAATACGGCACGGGACAGCGCGAACGCCGCCATGTCTATGACATCGACCATAACTGCCTGAGGGAAACCGTTACCCTGGCCGGCCAGACCACCATCCTCTCCCGGACCCTGGTCAACGGCTTCGGACAAAGCGTCCTGCAAGTGACGCCCACGACTGCCGGGTTCCTGTATGACCATTCCGAATATAATGCACAGGGGCGCCTCATCCGCACATGGAGAGATACGGGAACGCAGGAGGGGGCCGTCGCCATGGCGCCCATGCTCTACGAATACGACGCCTTCGGCAACATGACCAGGGAAACGCTCGCCCTGGCGGAGCAGCCCGCACCGGACAACAGCCCCATCCGGGAATATGCCTTCAGCGTGGAAAACGCGGAAGACGGCGTCTATCTGGTCACGGCGCAAACCCGCTACCATGCAGATGGACATCCGCTCGTCTCCGTACGGAAGCAGCTCCTGTCTGAACTCTCCGAAGTTCTGGAAACAAAAACCATAAATATCGACGAACGCGGCTTGACTTCGGCGGAATGGACGGAGTATGCTGAAAATACGAAAAGAATCCAAAAGAGCGTTATCCCCTCTTCCAGCGTCACGGCTCAAACGGTGGCGGCGGACGGCCTGATGCTCTCGCAGCAGAACCACGCGGGCATCACGGAAACGGCCGCCCGCGCCTATACGGCCACGGGCGTGACCCTGACCCGCACGGACGGCCGCGGCAACACAACGACGGTCCGGACCGACCTGGCCGGACGCGCCGTCAGCGTGACGGAAGCCGCCGGAAATGAAACCGTCACGCAGTACGACGCCCGCTTTGACCTGGCCGCCGTAGTGACGGACGCGCTGGGAAATACGACGTGCGCCGGATACGACGCCAGAGGCCGGAAAACGGCCGAATGGGGAACGGGGACGCAGCCCCTGCTGATGGGCTACGACGAGGCGGACCGCCTGGTGAGCCTGACCACCTTCCGCGCGGCGCAGGAAGGAGACATCGCGGAAGACCCCACCGGCCGCGCGGACGGCGACACCACCGCCTGGAGCTATGACGACGCCACGGGGCTGGAAACGCGCAAAACCTATGCCGACGGAACGCACGTGGACAAAACCTGGGACGCCTTCAACAGGCTCGCCACGGAAACAAACGCCCGCGGCATCGTGAAGACCCGCACTTACGAACAGGCCCGCGGGCTGCTGGCGGGAATCAGCTACTCGGACGCCACGCCCGGCCAGAGCTTCGCCTACGACCACCTCGGCCAATTGACGCAAATCACGGATGCCGCCGGAACGCGGACCTTCGCCTGCAATCCCTACGGAGAACCGGAAACAGACTGCCTTGAGGCAAACGGCCTCTCCTGGCAGGTCTCCGAACTCTATGACGGGCTCGGCCGTCAGGCAGGGTATGAATTAAGCGCAGACGGCCGCCGCGTCCAGCAGGAGCGCCTGTCCTATGACGGCAAAGGCCGCCTCTCCGCCCTCGCGGCGGAAGGCATGGAAAACCCCTTCTCCTGGACCTACTGCGAACAGGGAGGGCTTGTGGAACAACTCGCCTACCCCAACGGCATGACCCGGGTCAACACCTATGAAAGCAGCCGCGACCTCCTCTCCGTCATCGACTACCAGAGGCCCGGAAGCACCAACCCGCCGGCGAGACATGAATACGACTACGACGCGCTGGGCCGTCCGACCCGGCGCAGGGACACGTGGAACACGGCGGAGCCCAAAACGACGCGTTTGTTCACCTACAACAGCCGCGGCGAACTGATCGGAGACCAGCTCAGGCCCGGAGGGCGCTTCGGCTACCAGTACGACAACATCGGCAACCGGAAGGAAGCCTTCGAATTCGGCAACACGACGGACTATGAAACCGATGAACTCAACCGATACGCGGGCATCGCCGGAAATGGCGCGGCGGCATTCGTTCCCCAATACGACGCCGACGGCAACCAGACGCTGGTGAAAACTTCCACCGGCATCTGGACAATCACCTACAACGCCGAAAACCGGCCTGTGAAATTTGAAAGCGAGGACGGCGGGACAACCGTGGAATGCGCCTACGACTCCATGGGCAGGAGGTTTGAGAAAAAAGTGACGGTCGGAGGGACAACGGGCTTCCACGCGCGCTACCTCTACCGGGACTACCTGCAGGTGGCGGAGTGCGACTTGACCGGGGAAACGCCGAAGCTTGTGCGCAGCTACCTCTGGGACCCCTCGGAACCTCAGGCCACGCGCGTCCTGGCCATGACGCGCTGGGAGGCGAACGGGACGCAAGTGAAAGAGCATCTCTACTGCATGCACGACGCGATGAAGAACGTCACTTCCCTCTTCGGGGAAGCGCGCGGACGCCGCGCCCTGTATGAATACCGTCCGTATGGAGGGCTGGTCACGTCGGAAGGCAACATGGCGCAAGAGAACAAATTCCGCTTCTCGTGCGAATACATGGACGACGAGCTCGGCCTCATCTACTACAACTACCGGCATCTCAATCCGCGCGACGGCAGGTGGATCAGCCGAGATCCCATCGCGGAACAGGGCGGTTGGAATTTGTTCGCCTTTGTAGGAAATAGAGCTTATTATCAGTACGATAAATTAGGATTATGGCTCGCAAGACGCCATAGAAGGCTAACAAGACGTTCTCTTTCCTCCTATAAATTCCAAATTGATATTAATGGTAAAAGTATTTCTCTTCCCATTAAGAAAGAGTTATTAGAGATTATTGTTGAAGCAAATGTAGATACGGATTCTGGAGAGATGGGTAAAAACCAAGCTTATCATTATTGCACAGGATTGGACAGTAATGAGACCTTTGAAACAGCTAAAAGAAATTATATTTCTACCCTTGCTATAGAATCTAAAAAATTCTATGATACAATATCTAAACAAATGATATCGTTGGAAGATTGTAAAGAAGCATTGAAAACGCTTGGACATTTAAATCACATGTGGCAAGATTACTATGCCCATGGAGTAGAAGAGGACAATGCCAAAAAAGCAGTTGTAGGAAAAATTCAAGGATCTCCTGAAATGCCAATAATGATTCCCGTATCTTTTGGCTCTATGGGATTTAAAGGAGGACATGGAGGTTTTTGGAGAGTTATGAATCCATTTTCGAGAGTTGAACCAGGTGATAGAGCCACTGATTCAAATATTCGAAAACAACAAGCAAAATCTTATACAAAAATACACTCGATTCCATTTTTAAGCGCCTGGTTTGCAAAATGTAAATGTCATTTTTATAGTGAAGAGATTAATAGATAA
- a CDS encoding uracil-DNA glycosylase, with amino-acid sequence MTDGLLWTNLVYLFMSATPNSLFRHYLDSLIQQGTTRASLTDEARNVLRTWYVAARQGGRPAASASASPKPPPLQTSAPAPAPAEMPEPPELLPQSGEPASSITLPEGTMEDKLQYLRHLAQNWKPARELNSLRDTMVFATGNPHTKLMLIGEAPGYYEEVQQEPFVGRAGEKLNQILRAMGLSRDMVYISNIVKFRPALPNQRTNNRAPTPEEIEACLPIIMHEIRVIQPKMIIALGGTAAVGLLGEQGSVSSMRGRFHDLNGIPVRVTYHPSYLLRSDSPREKRKVWEDMLAVMERLDMPISEKQRGYFLPRE; translated from the coding sequence GTGACAGACGGCCTCTTATGGACTAATCTGGTTTATCTTTTCATGAGCGCTACGCCGAACAGCCTTTTCCGCCATTATCTTGATTCCCTGATCCAGCAGGGAACAACGCGAGCAAGCCTGACGGATGAAGCCAGAAACGTTCTCAGAACATGGTACGTGGCCGCCAGACAGGGAGGCCGTCCCGCCGCATCAGCGTCCGCTTCTCCAAAACCGCCGCCCCTGCAGACGTCCGCTCCTGCTCCCGCACCTGCCGAAATGCCGGAACCACCGGAACTGCTTCCGCAAAGCGGGGAACCGGCCTCCTCCATCACCCTCCCGGAAGGGACTATGGAAGACAAGCTGCAATACCTCCGCCATCTGGCGCAAAACTGGAAACCGGCGCGGGAACTCAACTCCCTGCGGGACACCATGGTCTTTGCCACGGGCAATCCCCATACGAAACTCATGCTCATCGGAGAAGCTCCCGGATATTATGAAGAAGTGCAGCAGGAGCCCTTCGTGGGCCGTGCCGGGGAAAAACTCAACCAGATATTAAGGGCCATGGGACTCTCCAGAGACATGGTTTACATTTCCAACATCGTCAAATTCCGCCCGGCCCTGCCCAACCAGCGGACCAATAACCGCGCCCCCACGCCGGAAGAAATTGAAGCATGCCTGCCCATCATCATGCATGAAATCCGGGTCATCCAGCCGAAAATGATTATAGCCCTGGGCGGAACCGCAGCCGTAGGCCTGCTGGGGGAACAGGGATCCGTCAGTTCCATGCGCGGCAGGTTCCATGATCTTAACGGCATTCCCGTACGCGTCACTTACCATCCCAGCTACCTGCTCAGATCAGACAGTCCGAGGGAAAAACGCAAGGTATGGGAAGACATGCTGGCCGTTATGGAACGCCTGGACATGCCCATCTCAGAAAAACAGCGCGGCTACTTCCTGCCCAGGGAATAG